A single Saccharolobus shibatae B12 DNA region contains:
- a CDS encoding antitoxin VapB family protein, whose product MKTIMIRDDVYKKLFEIKGDKSFSEVIEELIKESLSVRRKKIEKYFGILNEEEARELAKEIEEMRKRTDEDIARKLSNY is encoded by the coding sequence ATGAAAACCATAATGATAAGGGATGATGTATATAAGAAATTGTTTGAGATTAAAGGTGATAAAAGCTTTAGTGAAGTAATTGAAGAACTGATAAAGGAATCATTAAGTGTGAGAAGGAAAAAGATTGAAAAATACTTTGGGATTCTTAATGAGGAAGAAGCAAGGGAGTTAGCTAAAGAAATTGAGGAAATGAGGAAGAGAACTGATGAAGATATTGCTAGAAAGCTCAGCAATTATTGA
- a CDS encoding type II toxin-antitoxin system VapC family toxin translates to MKILLESSAIIEYLKGNKKAKEILDKAEDFYVSSLSAYEILLGKINENKILDFLSAFKILSVTLKDSLIASRIYKRLRDKGMLIGSFDILIASQAINRDLTLVTKDTDFLRVKEEYENLRLLMLS, encoded by the coding sequence ATGAAGATATTGCTAGAAAGCTCAGCAATTATTGAGTATTTGAAAGGAAACAAAAAGGCAAAGGAAATTCTAGATAAGGCTGAAGATTTTTATGTTAGCTCATTAAGTGCATATGAGATATTATTAGGTAAAATTAATGAAAATAAAATATTAGATTTTTTATCAGCATTTAAAATTTTAAGCGTTACCTTAAAAGATTCTCTGATAGCCTCAAGGATTTATAAAAGATTGAGAGATAAAGGAATGCTAATAGGATCTTTTGACATATTAATAGCCTCTCAAGCTATCAATAGAGATTTAACCCTTGTAACTAAAGACACAGATTTCCTAAGAGTAAAAGAGGAATATGAAAATCTCAGGTTATTAATGCTTTCATAA
- a CDS encoding NAD(P)-dependent oxidoreductase gives MRVGFIGLGIMGGSMAMRIHKAGFPLIVYNRTKSKTEPFAKLGIPIGNTPKEVAEKSDVVIDMVTDAPDVEEVLFGPNGVIHGSHQGLIVIDMSTNSPEHARNFAERLAKYGVEFLDAPVTGGDKGAREGTLTIMVGGKYEVFQKVKPIFEAMGKTIVHAGEVGNGQMLKLLNQTVVGINMLAVAEAMALAKKAGIDMEKLFTVLSTGAANSFTVQYYMPKMMKGDFEPGFRAAHLKKDLKYVLETANRLNVPLLGTALTLQLYNALVAKGLGEKGTQALIKVYEDFS, from the coding sequence ATGAGAGTTGGTTTCATAGGGCTAGGCATAATGGGAGGGTCCATGGCAATGAGGATACACAAGGCTGGATTCCCATTAATAGTCTATAACAGAACGAAAAGTAAGACAGAACCCTTCGCAAAACTTGGCATACCGATTGGAAATACGCCAAAGGAAGTGGCTGAGAAATCAGATGTAGTAATAGACATGGTTACCGATGCACCAGATGTTGAGGAAGTACTCTTTGGACCTAATGGTGTAATTCACGGATCACATCAAGGCTTAATAGTTATTGACATGAGCACAAATTCACCAGAACACGCGAGAAATTTCGCCGAGAGATTAGCCAAGTACGGTGTTGAGTTCTTGGATGCACCAGTTACCGGGGGTGATAAGGGGGCAAGGGAAGGTACATTAACGATAATGGTTGGGGGAAAGTATGAGGTTTTTCAAAAGGTTAAGCCCATATTTGAGGCCATGGGAAAGACAATAGTTCATGCAGGGGAAGTGGGCAATGGGCAAATGCTCAAGCTATTAAACCAGACAGTTGTTGGAATAAATATGTTGGCTGTAGCTGAAGCAATGGCCTTAGCCAAAAAGGCGGGAATAGACATGGAAAAGCTTTTCACAGTACTATCAACTGGTGCAGCAAACTCCTTTACCGTACAATACTACATGCCGAAAATGATGAAAGGGGATTTTGAGCCCGGATTTAGAGCTGCGCACTTAAAGAAAGACCTAAAGTACGTATTGGAAACAGCTAATAGGTTAAATGTACCTTTACTTGGTACAGCACTAACACTGCAACTTTATAATGCCCTAGTAGCTAAAGGATTGGGAGAAAAAGGTACACAAGCGCTCATAAAGGTATATGAGGATTTTTCTTAA
- a CDS encoding AbrB/MazE/SpoVT family DNA-binding domain-containing protein produces MVRVTEKFQVTIPKEVREKINLKPNEEFEVIALNDNEILLRRKVKRVKNPLEVLIGKEEMKEEISPEKVDELGEE; encoded by the coding sequence ATGGTTAGGGTGACTGAGAAATTCCAGGTAACTATACCGAAAGAGGTTAGGGAGAAAATTAATTTGAAGCCTAATGAAGAATTTGAGGTTATTGCACTAAATGACAATGAGATTCTATTGAGGAGGAAGGTTAAAAGGGTTAAGAATCCATTGGAAGTCCTTATTGGTAAGGAGGAAATGAAGGAAGAAATTTCACCAGAGAAGGTGGATGAGTTGGGTGAGGAATGA
- a CDS encoding type II toxin-antitoxin system VapC family toxin translates to MNYFIDSNVFVYAKINDKKYGGCCQDIIKEIYEKKIEAIIDNVILLEVANALRKLGVKDIEDEILAILSLPIRVIDFKQEDVIEATRDLSLSPYDSLHYIISKKCNAKIISADKDFKERIDPCNFTLN, encoded by the coding sequence ATGAACTATTTTATAGATAGTAACGTTTTCGTTTATGCTAAAATAAATGATAAAAAGTATGGTGGATGTTGCCAAGATATAATAAAGGAAATTTATGAAAAGAAGATTGAAGCAATTATAGACAATGTAATTCTACTGGAAGTAGCTAATGCGTTAAGGAAATTAGGAGTTAAGGATATTGAAGATGAGATCTTGGCCATACTATCCTTGCCTATAAGGGTGATAGATTTTAAGCAAGAAGATGTAATAGAGGCTACAAGAGATCTCTCACTATCGCCTTATGATTCGTTGCATTATATAATTTCAAAGAAATGTAATGCTAAGATAATATCAGCAGATAAGGACTTCAAAGAAAGAATAGATCCTTGTAATTTCACATTGAACTAA
- a CDS encoding PaREP1 family protein, whose product MEELIKKAKEYDIDINDLIIDAISRKDPKEAINLRIELAKKYIAETEDYLKKGDAVQASEKAYKTAEEIVKALAEKFNIPEYQQALKEGRWYTYWLASAVNRLAKDLGDWVLNGWNSAYILQVWGFHEAKLSIADITEHLRKVKEMLDNVVNIIGK is encoded by the coding sequence ATGGAGGAACTAATTAAAAAGGCTAAAGAGTACGATATTGATATTAACGACTTAATAATTGACGCTATTTCAAGGAAAGATCCTAAGGAGGCAATTAACTTAAGAATAGAGCTAGCAAAGAAATACATTGCAGAAACAGAGGACTATTTGAAGAAAGGTGATGCGGTACAAGCCTCGGAAAAGGCTTATAAAACTGCTGAAGAGATCGTTAAGGCACTAGCAGAGAAGTTCAACATTCCGGAATATCAACAAGCATTGAAAGAGGGAAGGTGGTATACTTATTGGCTAGCTTCAGCAGTTAATAGGCTAGCTAAAGATTTAGGAGATTGGGTTTTAAACGGTTGGAATTCCGCCTATATTCTTCAAGTATGGGGATTTCACGAGGCGAAGCTTTCAATTGCAGACATTACTGAACATTTAAGAAAAGTTAAGGAAATGTTGGATAATGTAGTAAATATAATAGGGAAATAG
- a CDS encoding HEPN domain-containing protein, with protein MSGNRVRLLKKRALRFLDEAKRDLNEGYYDIGAFHVEQALQLYVKAVIFELFGKEYEGHGIRELISYLSKLLKENAYEDLAKKINELIAEYRQQLIAIEDAYIDSRYESIEYESEDLKPLIEVTEIIVKFLEEVVKIVKLG; from the coding sequence GTGAGTGGAAATAGGGTTAGATTACTTAAAAAGAGAGCGTTACGCTTTTTAGATGAAGCAAAAAGAGATCTTAACGAAGGGTATTATGATATAGGTGCCTTTCATGTGGAGCAAGCATTACAATTATATGTTAAAGCTGTTATCTTTGAACTTTTCGGAAAGGAGTATGAAGGACATGGAATAAGAGAATTGATAAGCTATTTATCAAAGCTACTTAAGGAAAACGCATATGAAGATTTAGCTAAAAAGATTAACGAATTAATTGCAGAATATAGGCAACAGTTGATAGCTATTGAGGATGCTTACATAGATTCCAGGTATGAGAGCATCGAATACGAAAGTGAGGATTTAAAACCCTTAATTGAAGTCACAGAAATTATAGTAAAATTCTTGGAGGAGGTGGTAAAGATTGTCAAGTTGGGTTAA
- a CDS encoding nucleotidyltransferase domain-containing protein, translating into MSSWVKFRFSHLKRWREYAEKVAKATKDLEPNSEVYIIGGVAEDRITVLSDIDILIIIKRKLNNKERKKLREAILLRAMDSYNLPFDAPVEIHLEDEDETKRFFELSKKAIKIL; encoded by the coding sequence TTGTCAAGTTGGGTTAAGTTCAGATTTTCGCATTTAAAGAGGTGGAGAGAGTATGCTGAGAAAGTAGCTAAGGCTACTAAAGATTTGGAGCCTAACTCTGAAGTTTACATTATAGGTGGTGTTGCAGAAGATAGGATAACAGTGCTCAGCGACATCGATATACTTATAATAATAAAAAGGAAATTAAACAATAAAGAGAGAAAGAAGTTAAGAGAAGCAATCCTATTAAGAGCTATGGATTCCTACAATTTACCTTTTGACGCACCAGTTGAAATCCACTTAGAGGACGAAGATGAGACTAAGAGGTTTTTCGAACTATCTAAAAAAGCAATAAAAATATTGTAA
- a CDS encoding FAD-dependent oxidoreductase codes for MKVVIIGAGPAGVYSALTLSKHAKVTLIEREEKLGGTCVLYGCIPTKSILSQLIISRQASNMSLNTFREYALASINTISKSLEHLLNSHGIEVIHANGFLRSSMVHASNTSLAADKVLVSTGTRRERLGKVKFTEDLAYTNEDYNKVVIVGGDAGGIELGWMMKKLGKEVHLIDKNNLLLQNIDSTLSEVVTNFLRNIGIKLYLGKKISKIDETSVTLEDNQTISGDAVFVTFGRKPNIEGFEEIPHEKYIYVDEYLRTQIPNIYAAGDIIGTFTAHEAIYAGIIAAKNMLGEKREFLIEGIPKVIYIYPQIAYVGTTNGNCVTFNTLNLTRTVVEREGEGFLKICERDNRVIGAVAFMPYAEDVISLISVLIRYQISLKDPIDLVMPHPSYLEAITEALNILQSKG; via the coding sequence ATGAAAGTTGTAATAATTGGTGCAGGTCCAGCAGGAGTTTACTCAGCATTAACCTTATCCAAGCATGCAAAAGTTACACTTATAGAAAGGGAAGAAAAACTGGGGGGTACTTGCGTACTTTACGGGTGCATACCCACAAAATCCATACTAAGCCAGCTTATCATATCTAGGCAAGCATCCAATATGAGTTTAAATACGTTCAGAGAGTATGCATTAGCTTCAATAAATACTATAAGTAAGAGTTTAGAACACTTGCTAAATAGTCATGGGATAGAGGTCATTCACGCTAATGGCTTTCTAAGATCATCTATGGTTCACGCATCAAATACTTCACTTGCGGCTGATAAGGTTTTAGTTTCAACCGGAACCAGAAGAGAAAGATTAGGAAAGGTAAAATTCACGGAGGATTTAGCCTATACTAATGAGGATTATAATAAGGTGGTTATAGTAGGAGGAGATGCAGGTGGAATAGAACTAGGTTGGATGATGAAGAAACTGGGTAAGGAGGTACATCTTATAGACAAGAACAATTTACTTTTACAAAACATTGATAGTACACTCTCTGAGGTAGTTACAAATTTTCTAAGAAATATCGGGATTAAATTATACTTAGGTAAAAAGATCTCTAAAATTGATGAAACGTCTGTTACCCTTGAAGACAACCAAACGATCTCGGGCGATGCTGTATTTGTAACCTTCGGTCGTAAACCAAATATTGAAGGATTTGAGGAAATCCCCCATGAGAAGTACATATACGTTGATGAATATTTGAGAACTCAAATTCCCAATATCTATGCAGCAGGAGATATAATAGGTACATTTACTGCACATGAAGCCATATATGCTGGTATTATAGCTGCGAAAAACATGTTAGGCGAAAAAAGAGAGTTCCTCATAGAGGGAATACCTAAGGTTATATACATTTACCCCCAAATAGCCTATGTAGGGACTACTAATGGCAACTGTGTTACTTTTAACACGTTAAATTTAACCAGAACAGTAGTAGAAAGGGAAGGTGAGGGATTCTTGAAGATATGCGAAAGGGATAATAGAGTAATTGGAGCAGTAGCATTCATGCCTTATGCTGAAGACGTAATTTCTCTTATTTCAGTATTAATACGATACCAAATAAGTTTAAAGGATCCTATAGATCTTGTTATGCCTCATCCTTCTTATCTAGAAGCCATTACTGAGGCTTTAAATATACTCCAAAGTAAAGGGTAA
- a CDS encoding thiamine pyrophosphate-dependent dehydrogenase E1 component subunit alpha, giving the protein MVQDIPKNKLLDMYKKMLLIRYHELTAKELFATGKIPGFVHLYVGEEAVAVGVMSTLRDDDYITSTHRGHGHCIAKGLDVKRMLAEIMGKKTGVCKGKGGSMHIFDYSKGMLGANGIVGGGAPHAVGAALAFKLKGLDRVAAAFIGDGAMNQGVVLESLNLSAIWKLPVIFVVEDNMYAMSTRSLAPAKLQPRHSAVKSYVERALGFGIPAVEVDGMDVLAVYEVAKEAVDRARKGGGPSLLHCKTYRFFGHFEGDPLVYRDKEEEEMWRKRDPITLFRDKLVSNNIVNQEELDKIDREAKTEIEQALKFAEESPYPEVEEALTDVFTDNSY; this is encoded by the coding sequence ATGGTTCAAGATATCCCTAAAAATAAATTATTAGACATGTATAAAAAGATGCTATTAATTAGATATCATGAGCTTACTGCTAAAGAGCTCTTCGCCACTGGCAAGATTCCGGGATTTGTTCATCTCTATGTAGGTGAAGAGGCTGTAGCTGTAGGAGTTATGAGCACGCTAAGAGATGATGATTATATAACTAGCACACATAGAGGGCATGGGCATTGTATAGCTAAGGGTTTAGACGTAAAGAGGATGCTAGCAGAGATAATGGGTAAGAAAACCGGAGTGTGTAAAGGAAAAGGTGGATCAATGCATATTTTTGATTATAGTAAAGGTATGTTAGGTGCAAACGGTATAGTCGGTGGAGGAGCTCCTCATGCAGTAGGTGCGGCATTAGCGTTTAAACTTAAGGGTTTAGATCGTGTAGCTGCGGCGTTTATTGGAGATGGAGCTATGAATCAAGGGGTAGTTTTGGAATCTTTAAACCTCTCTGCCATATGGAAACTTCCAGTGATCTTTGTAGTAGAAGATAACATGTATGCGATGTCGACTAGAAGTTTAGCTCCAGCTAAATTACAGCCTAGACATTCCGCTGTTAAAAGTTACGTGGAGAGGGCTTTAGGTTTTGGAATACCCGCTGTAGAAGTAGATGGTATGGATGTATTAGCAGTTTATGAGGTGGCTAAAGAAGCTGTTGATAGAGCAAGAAAAGGAGGAGGTCCATCCTTATTACATTGTAAGACTTACAGGTTCTTCGGGCACTTTGAGGGAGATCCTCTAGTTTATAGGGATAAAGAGGAAGAAGAGATGTGGAGAAAAAGAGATCCAATTACTCTATTTAGAGATAAACTTGTTTCAAATAATATCGTAAATCAAGAGGAATTGGATAAGATAGACAGAGAAGCTAAAACTGAAATAGAGCAAGCATTGAAATTCGCTGAGGAAAGTCCATATCCAGAAGTGGAAGAGGCTCTAACTGACGTTTTTACAGATAACTCGTACTAG
- a CDS encoding alpha-ketoacid dehydrogenase subunit beta, with protein sequence MRQITFTEAITEALRQEMERDPSVILIGEDIGVYGGAFGVTKGLIEKFGSDRVIDTPISEAGFIGAAVGAALAGLRPVVELMFVDFFGVAMDQIYNQMAKLRYMSGGQLKVPLTLRAPIGAGISAAAQHSQTLYSIFAHVPGLKVVVPSSPHDAKGLLVSSIRDDNPVVFLEHKVLYGIKGEVPEEEYTIPLGKADIKREGDDITVIGIARTVWHSLEAAEQLSKEGISVEVIDARSIVPFDKETVIKSVKKTGRVVIVDEDYDRCGFASWVSSIIADEAFEYLDAPIKRITTPNVPIPFSPPLEQYILPDSKKIINTVKSILG encoded by the coding sequence ATGAGACAGATAACGTTTACTGAAGCAATAACTGAAGCTTTAAGGCAAGAAATGGAAAGGGATCCCTCAGTTATATTAATAGGAGAAGATATAGGTGTTTATGGGGGCGCGTTTGGAGTAACCAAGGGTTTAATAGAGAAATTTGGCTCCGATAGAGTTATCGATACTCCGATATCTGAGGCTGGATTTATAGGTGCAGCAGTAGGTGCTGCATTAGCTGGCTTAAGACCAGTAGTAGAGCTAATGTTTGTAGATTTCTTTGGAGTGGCAATGGATCAGATCTATAATCAAATGGCTAAATTAAGGTATATGTCTGGAGGGCAATTGAAAGTTCCCCTTACTTTAAGGGCACCAATAGGTGCGGGAATAAGTGCTGCAGCCCAACATTCACAAACTCTTTACTCAATTTTCGCTCATGTACCTGGTTTAAAAGTAGTAGTACCCTCTTCTCCTCATGACGCTAAAGGTTTATTGGTCTCATCAATACGTGATGATAATCCGGTAGTATTCTTGGAACATAAGGTGTTATATGGGATAAAAGGTGAAGTACCGGAGGAAGAATACACTATACCTCTAGGTAAAGCAGATATAAAAAGGGAAGGAGACGATATAACAGTAATTGGAATAGCCAGAACAGTATGGCATAGCTTAGAAGCTGCGGAGCAACTATCTAAGGAAGGTATAAGTGTAGAGGTTATCGATGCGAGATCGATAGTTCCTTTTGATAAGGAAACTGTTATTAAATCAGTTAAGAAGACAGGGAGAGTTGTAATTGTGGATGAGGATTATGACAGATGTGGTTTCGCCTCATGGGTTTCTTCCATAATCGCAGATGAAGCCTTTGAATACTTGGATGCGCCAATAAAGAGAATAACCACTCCTAATGTCCCTATACCTTTCAGTCCTCCCTTAGAGCAATATATATTGCCAGATTCCAAAAAGATTATTAATACAGTTAAATCCATACTGGGGTAA
- a CDS encoding ATP-NAD kinase family protein, translating into MSTIGIIINPESGRDIRRLVAKATFVSNYAKIDAIKRFLYGLNITSSIEEVVFMPDFYGISLDIISDIKDDVKFKLRTLDMRIENTADDTINASKYMIENGVSAIISAGGDGTLRAVYKGVGDKVPILGLSLGTNNVLGALYEPTVLGMILGLLLEGNNSISNVVERIKTIKLFVNNEFKNLALVDLTFMDGWYVGARAIWNEYSLKYAFISKGELGDVGIPSIASLIRPITFQDDLGLMVKFGLGKIRVNAAFAPGLVKEVFIDGINILKLGQEVHIPSDNYVIAFDGEKEMVVNSKDEVMIRIDRDGPLLVNISKSLNYINSYYREEMGELRWAKKY; encoded by the coding sequence TTGTCAACTATAGGAATTATTATTAACCCAGAATCTGGGAGAGACATTAGAAGGCTAGTTGCAAAAGCTACCTTTGTCTCTAATTACGCTAAAATAGATGCAATAAAGCGTTTTCTTTATGGGCTAAATATAACCAGCTCTATCGAGGAAGTCGTATTTATGCCGGACTTTTACGGAATTTCCTTAGATATAATAAGTGACATTAAGGACGATGTCAAATTTAAGTTAAGGACTCTGGATATGAGGATAGAGAATACAGCAGATGATACTATTAATGCTTCAAAATATATGATAGAGAATGGAGTAAGTGCTATAATAAGTGCTGGTGGAGATGGTACTCTCCGGGCAGTATACAAAGGAGTAGGAGATAAGGTGCCAATACTCGGTCTCTCTTTAGGAACAAATAACGTCTTAGGTGCCTTATACGAACCAACAGTTTTAGGAATGATCTTGGGGCTTCTCCTTGAGGGTAATAATAGTATCTCAAATGTAGTTGAAAGAATAAAGACCATAAAGCTTTTTGTTAATAATGAATTTAAAAATTTGGCATTAGTAGATTTAACTTTTATGGATGGTTGGTATGTAGGGGCTAGAGCTATATGGAACGAATACTCATTAAAGTATGCTTTTATCTCTAAGGGTGAATTGGGAGATGTTGGAATACCTTCAATAGCTAGTCTCATTAGACCCATAACTTTTCAAGATGATTTAGGTTTAATGGTGAAATTCGGGTTGGGTAAGATTAGGGTTAATGCAGCATTTGCACCAGGGTTGGTAAAAGAAGTATTCATAGACGGAATTAATATACTTAAACTCGGACAAGAGGTGCACATACCTAGTGATAACTACGTTATTGCATTTGACGGAGAAAAGGAAATGGTAGTGAACTCTAAAGATGAGGTAATGATTAGAATAGATAGAGATGGTCCTCTCTTAGTTAACATATCCAAGTCTTTAAATTATATAAACAGTTATTATAGGGAAGAGATGGGTGAATTAAGGTGGGCAAAGAAGTATTAA
- a CDS encoding dihydrolipoamide acetyltransferase family protein, which yields MGKEVLMPKLGLTMTKGKIVQWKKKEGDRVQEGEDLVIIETEKITTTVKAPVSGILLKIYAKEGEEVLVGQMIAYIGEIGEKPPSLPTNKPTLVAEQQQGQPTRAEEAKAISEVRASPRARRLAKEKGIDLSKIKGTGPGGMITEDDVIKELENIEKGVKFTATGLRVKEVIPMTAIRQEISRRMVQSLQTMAQVTLSIEINANSLVKIKNEVESKYNMKITYTDVLVKVVAKLIRNHPYLNATLEGDQIKIIEDVNIGIAVALDQGLIVPVIRNADIKPITEIAKESHELADKARENKLNPDEVVGGTFTISNLGMYDIDSFTPIINPPQTAILGVGRIRKAPVVIDDSISIGYVMWISLTFDHRVLDGHTAAKFLKELTEILEDENKLRAFLS from the coding sequence GTGGGCAAAGAAGTATTAATGCCAAAGTTAGGTTTAACCATGACTAAAGGGAAAATAGTTCAATGGAAGAAAAAAGAGGGAGATAGAGTTCAAGAAGGAGAGGACTTAGTAATAATAGAAACTGAGAAAATAACAACTACAGTAAAAGCACCAGTTAGTGGTATCTTACTTAAGATTTACGCCAAAGAAGGTGAAGAAGTACTTGTTGGTCAAATGATAGCGTACATAGGTGAAATTGGAGAAAAACCTCCGTCCTTACCTACTAATAAACCCACTTTGGTTGCTGAACAGCAACAAGGACAACCAACTCGAGCCGAAGAGGCAAAGGCAATAAGTGAAGTAAGAGCTTCACCTAGGGCTAGAAGGCTTGCTAAAGAAAAAGGAATAGATCTAAGTAAAATAAAGGGGACTGGACCCGGGGGCATGATAACAGAAGATGATGTAATTAAAGAGTTAGAAAATATTGAAAAAGGAGTGAAATTCACTGCCACTGGTCTTAGAGTTAAAGAAGTCATACCAATGACTGCAATAAGGCAAGAAATAAGTAGAAGAATGGTTCAGAGCCTCCAGACAATGGCCCAGGTAACACTAAGTATTGAGATTAATGCAAATTCATTAGTTAAAATAAAAAATGAGGTAGAGTCTAAGTATAACATGAAAATTACTTATACAGATGTTCTAGTTAAAGTAGTAGCTAAACTCATCAGAAATCATCCATATCTAAACGCAACACTAGAGGGTGATCAAATAAAGATAATTGAGGATGTTAATATAGGAATAGCTGTGGCTCTGGATCAAGGATTAATAGTACCAGTAATAAGGAATGCAGATATTAAGCCAATTACCGAAATAGCAAAAGAAAGTCATGAACTAGCGGATAAGGCTAGAGAAAATAAGTTAAATCCTGACGAAGTAGTAGGAGGAACGTTTACGATAAGTAATTTAGGAATGTATGATATAGATTCATTTACACCAATTATAAATCCTCCTCAAACCGCCATACTGGGAGTAGGTAGGATAAGAAAGGCACCAGTAGTAATAGATGATAGTATCTCAATTGGCTATGTTATGTGGATAAGTTTAACATTTGATCATAGAGTGTTGGATGGACATACAGCTGCCAAGTTCCTAAAAGAGCTTACTGAAATATTAGAGGATGAGAATAAATTGAGAGCGTTTTTAAGTTAG